GACTAAAATCACTTCCTCGATTTGCGACACGTCGAGCTTTGCATCGGCGATCGCGTTTTTGAACGGTTGTACGCAGCGATCGGTCAGATCGCTCGTCAGCTCTTCGAATTTCGAACGCGTGAGCGTATATTCGAGGTGCTTCGGTCCGTTTTGATCGGCGGTGATGAACGGAAGGTTGATACTCGTTTGAACGACGCTCGAAAGCTCGACTTTCGCTTTTTCCGCCGCCTCGCTCAAACGCTGCAGCGCTTGCCGGTCCTTGCTCAGATCGATGCCTTGATCTTTGCGAAATTCATCGACGATCCAATCGACGATGCGTTTATCGTAATCGTCGCCGCCGAGGTGCGTGTCGCCGTTGGTCGATTTGACTTCGAAGACGCCGTCGCCGACTTCGAGGATCGAGACGTCGAACGTCCCGCCGCCGAGGTCCCACACGAGGATCGTCTCGTTGCCTTTCTTGTCGAGCCCGTACGCCAGCGCGGCGGCCGTCGGCTCGTTGATGATGCGCAAGACTTCGAGGCCGGCGATCTTGCCGGCGTCCTTCGTCGCCTGCCGCTGCGCGTCGTTGAAGTACGCCGGCACGGTGACGACTGCTTTCGTGACCCGCTCGCCGAGGTACGAAGAAGCGTCGTTGACGAGCTTCTGCAGGATCATCGAGCTGATCTCTTGCGGCGTGTAATCCTTGCCGTCGATCTTGACCTTGTGATCGGTCCCCATCTCGCGCTTGATCGAGCTGATCGTGCGGTCCGGGTTGGTGACGGCCTGGCGCTTCGCAAGCTGACCGACGAGCCGTTCGCCGGTCTTCGTGAACGCCACGACCGAAGGAGTCGTTCTCGATCCTTCGGAGTTGGCGATGACGGTCGGGCTCTGCCCTTCCATCACGGCGACGACCGAATTGGTCGTGCCGAGGTCGATTCCGACCACTTTTGCCATGTAGTTCTGTGTCTCGCTTTCCGAGCCGCGTGGACCAGCCCTCAGGGCTCGCGCCCGTCCGGCCTTGCCGCTTACCGCAGCTCAAGGGTGGTGAGAGAAGAGTTCGCCCGCGGGCGACCACCGCCTATGATACGGGGTCCGCGGGCCGTTGTTCCACTCCTTCGCTGTGACAATATTTCTGGCATGGTGGTTGCAGCTCGTCGAAACCAAGCAGGGCCTCTCCAGAATAGCTCACTTGCGTTTCCCCTGCACTTCGGCTAGCGGACGGCTAAAAATCGGGTCCTCAGGGATGAATTATGGTCCTACCCCTCCCCCGGGAGGGAGGGGAATGCCTCCGCCATAACGTTAGCCTCACGGGTTCGATTAGCGGCCAAGTTGACGCCGGGCCTGAACAGCTAAATATGGCGACATGAGGGGTTATTCGTTATGAAGCGTTTCGTATTAATCACCGCGCTCAGTATTGGCGCGATCCTTGGGGCTGCTGGGGCAGCAATGGCAGATATCGTCCAGTGCGACGCCTCGCAGGGCGAATACCCGTGTACCCTGTGCATTCCGAGTAACGGAGGCGTATGGTGTCACGAGGGCTGCTGCACGGAGGCCTGACCGCGGGCCTTCTTGCATGAATGGTGGGCGGGTCAGGGACTATCTGGCTCGCTCAGCTTACTGTTATGGCAGATTTCTCAATGAAAAAAAACCTCGTTGGCTGTGGTTCGGTTTCCTGTATGGAATCGCACTAAGCGCAGTGTGCGCCTTTGTATTTTGGGCGGTGCTTTCGTTCTTACCGCATCCAATGCGCCGGCCTCTAGCACCGCCATTGGTGGTAGGGACCTCAGTTCCTGATGTTATGTTCCATACGAGCCGCGGTAAGTACGCTCTGGGGCGCGGCCAGCAACCGCTCGTGCTGGAAGTGTTCGCTACGTGGTGCGAGAATTGTCAAGCCGAAGTCGGAGCGCTAAACTTGCTCTACCGAAAATATCGCTCTAAGGTCGACTTCTTGGCGGTCACTGGCAGTAAGGTCGCGAGCAACCAGAAATCACCGGAAGACGATGCCGATGTGTTGAGCTTCGCAAAGGTGCATAACGTCATGTATCCGGTCGCGATGGATGCCGACCGGGTAGTAGCATCGAAGCTGCAGGTCGTCGGCTTTCCCGCAATATTCATGATCGACAGGCAGCACAAAGTCGTCTATCAGATTTACGGGCGGACTCCGTTCGACGAGCTAGACTCGGCGGTCAAGGCACACCTCGAGACCGCGCCCATCACATCTCAAAACTGATGATCGAAGCCAGCGAACGAAGCAACTGCCTGCGCCTCGTTCGCTGGCGGAACGATGCCGATCGGCCGCAGCTCACCAAGCGCGTCTTGCGGGTTGCCTTTGAAGCCGTGCCGCCATAGGCGTAAGACCACTCGGTCGCGCGATTTCATCGTACTACCATCGTAGAGATGCACTCGCCGATGTCTTAACGGTCGCCGTCGATCGCTTGAACGTCGGGCCGGCGGCGACGGCCGCTGGCGCTGCGTCGGGAACATCTGCCCGCGAGGCCGCCCGACTCACGGTAACGCAACTGCGGGCGAATGCTGACTGAGACGACGCAGACGCCGAGGAAAGCCTTTGCCGGTGCGCGTTGTGTTGGCGTTGATAGTCTTATTGTGAGTTTTTGAGCACCGGCTTCTGCAGCAAACCCGGAGGGGTGAACTAAGACACATCAACGGTCGAGAATCCCGCTTATCGAAGGTGGTTCCTTCGCCGGATCGCGTCATGCGAGCGGTGCAAGTTACAGACGAAAGAAGAGCGCCGGCTAAACCGTGGCGCCCTTCGCTCGTCCACAGACGGGTCTTCGTTACGGCTGCGGCTGCTGCTGTTGGAGGTAGAGGTCCGCCGGCTGCTCGCCCAATTTAATCTGGACGTTTCTCTTCGCCCCCTGGCTCCAGACGCGCATCGAGACGGTCTGTCCGGGTTTACTCCCCTTGATCACGTTCGTCACATCGGCGGGCTGGTTCACCGGCTTGCCGTTGATCGTTTGGATCACGTCGCCCGGCTCGAGTCCGGCCTTGTCCGCAGCCTGACCACTCTGCACCTGCTGCACGACGGCACCGCCCTGGTCGTTATAACCGATCTGGGTGCGGACGCTGTCGTCGACAGGCTTCATCAAGATCCCAAGATAGCCGACGCCGGTGCCGGTACCGTTTGCGTTGACCGTCTGCCCCGGGGCCTTTGCGAGGGCAACCGCCGTTTGGGTGATTGTGGCGGACGGGATCGCAAAGCCGATGCCTTGCGCGGACGCTGGGTTCGCGGTCGACTGGTTCATCCCCATCACGCGGCCGTCGTAGTCGATCAGCGGGCCGCCGGAGTTGCCCGGGTTGATCGGGGCAGAGGTCTGGAGGAGCCCCTTGAAGAGATGCACTTGCTGGTCGTCACCTTGGATCGGCTCGTCGCGGTTGAAGCCCGAGACGACGCCGACGGTCACCGAGCGCTGGAGACCCTGCGGCTCGCCGATCGCGATCGCCCACTGGCCCGCCTGGACCTTAGAGCTGTCGACGAACTGAACCGGCGGCGGAAGCTTCGCGTACCCGTCGACCTTGACGAGCGCCACGTCGGCGCCGGGGTTCGAGGAGAAGAGGTGTCCCGGGACGCGGTCACCGTTCGCAAAGATCACCACGATCTTGGACGTGCCCTTGGGAACGACGTGCGCGTTGGTCAGGATCAAGCCTTCGCGCGAGTACACGAAGCCCGACCCGGAGGCGCGCTCGACGACGTTGCGGCGCTGGTACGGCGAGGCGCTGCCGCCGAAGAACTGCGAGAACGGATCCGCTGGCACGTAGATCGAGCCGTTGACGGTGACTTCGAGCGCGACGACCGACGGCTCGACGCGCTTGACGGCGTTCACGATGCGGTCCTGGTCGGTCGTGCCGCCGGCGACGAGCGGGGCGGCTTGGACAGCGGGCGGCGTGTTGCCGGGGCCGGCGACGCCGGCGAAGTGCGTGCTCGCGTAGAGCATCATCGAGAAGCTCCCGATGATCGCGCCGATCAGCCCGACGACGGCCATTCCGAAGATGCTGGTACGAGACGTCACGATGATCCAATGCTCCTTGAGGTGGGACAGGACGATTCTACCGGACGGGTTCGCCGGCGGTAGCGGTCTCGGCCGTACTTTTCCCCGGTTTTTAACCTCGCGCGGTCGGCTGGTCGTCGACGATCCGGCCGTCGCGCAGCCGGATGATCCGCCGGGCGTGGCCGGCGACGTCCTCGTCGTGGGTGACCATGATGATCGTTCGGCCGCCGGCGTTCAAGCTCTCGAACAGCCCCATGATCTCTTCGCTGGTCTGCGAGTCCAAATTCCCGGTCGGCTCGTCGGCGAGCAGGACGGCCGGATCGTTGACCAGCGCGCGCGCGATGGCGACGCGTTGCTGCTGGCCGCCGGAGAGCTCGCTGGGTTTGTGATCCATCCGGTCGCCGAGGCCTACTTCGGTCAGCCGCCCCGAGGCCTGCTCGTTGCGCGCGCGCGACCCGACGCCGGCGTAGAACAGTGGCAAGGCGACGTTTTTGAGCGCGCTCGTGCGCGCCAGCAGGTTGAAGCCTTGAAAGACGAAGCCCAGCTTCTTGAGCCTGATCGCGGCGAGCTGATCGTCGTTGAGGGTCGAGACGTCGGTGCCGTCGAGCAAATAGCGTCCCGACGTCGGGCGGTCCAGACAGCCGAGCAGGTTCATCAGCGTCGACTTGCCGGAGCCCGAGGGCCCCATGATCGCGACGTACTCGCCGCGCTCGATCGAGAACGTCACGCCGCGCAGCGCCTCGACCTTCACGTCGCCGAGCGAGTAGGTCTTGGTCACGGCGAACACGTCGATCGCGCGCTGCGCGTCATTCATACCGGAGCGCCTCGATAGGATCCAGCGTGGCCGCGCGCCACGCCGGGTAGGTGCCGAACGCGACGGTCACGACGGTGGTGAAGATCGTCGCGATCAAGATGCTGCGCAGCCACGGGATCGGTGCGACGACACCGGAGAACTTCACGATCACCAGGTCGTTGACGAGCGCGCCGATCGTGACGCCGAGAACGAGCCCCACCAGACAGCCGAAGCCCGAGAGCGCCAGCGCTTCGATGAAGAACTGCAGCAGCACCTGAAAGCGCGTCGCGCCGATCGCTTTGCGCAGCCCGATCTCGCGCGTGCGCTCCGCCACGCTCACCAGCATGATGTTCAGGATCCCGATCCCGGCGACCAGCAGCGAAACCGCCCCGATCAGCGCGACGACGAACGTGATCACGGTGAAGACGCCGTCGACGCCTTTGCTGAACGCCTTGCGGTCGAAGGTCTGATAGTCGATGTGCGCGCCTTTGAGGTTGCGCAGCCAATTCACCGTGTCCGCTTCCGTCTGCTCCGTTTTCGACGGATCGTCCATCAGGAACCGCGCGAACGGCACGGAGTCGCCTCGCACGAAGAACCGCTCGAACGTCGTGTACGGGATCGTGACACCGAGGTTGAAGTTGAGCGGCAGGATTCCGGCTTTGTCGCTGCCCAGCACGCCGACGATCGTAAACCTTCGGTCACCGACGCGGATCGAGCTCCCCGTCGGGTCACCCACCATTCCGAACTTCGCGTAGGCCTGGTCGGAGAGGACGCAGACGGAACGTTCTTGCGCGATGTCGTCCTCGCTGAGCTTGCGGCCGTAGCGCAGCGGCGTCGAGGTGGCGAACCGCTCGTCGGCGGCCGGCCCAAAGGTGATGCGGCGCTGCGCGTGAGCGTACGACGCGACCACGCGCTGACCCGCGGCCGGCATCGCGCCGACGATGTTCGGGATCTCGTCCTTGGCGCGCTGCAAGTCGGCGAGCCGGATCGTCGCGCGGCCGAAATTCGCCTGCTGGCTCGGAAAAACGACGAAGGTCCGTTCGCTGATCGCGCCCAGGATGCCGCCGACCGCGCCGGCCATTCCGGCGCCCAGGACCTGGATCGCGATCACCGCGGTGACGCCGATGATCAGCCCGAGCACGGTCAGGATGCTGCGGATTCGATTCGCCGCGAGGACCGAGACCGCTTCGAGAAGATATTGCGTCGGGTTCATCGCGCCGGCCTCACGTGCGAAGCGCCGCGATCGGATCCATCCGCGAGGCGCGAATCGCCGGATAGGTTCCGAACACGCAGCCGACGACCATCGAGAAGCCGACCGCGATCGACATCACCAGCAGCCACGGGATCGGCGCCTCCCCGACGAACGACTTGACCGCCGCATAGCCGCCGACCGTCGCCACGAACCCGATCGCCATCCCCAAGCCGCCGCCGATCAGCGAGAGCAGGACCGCCTCGAGCAAGAACTGCAGCGCGACGTCCGCGCGCCGCGCGCCGATCGCTTTCCGCAAACCGATCTCGCGCGTCCGCTCGGTGACGGAGACGAGCATGATGTTCATCACGCCGATCCCGGCGACCAGCAGCGAGACGCCGCCGATCGCCGCGAGGCCGACGCCGATGACGCCGAGCGCCGCGCTGAACGAGCCGAGCTGGGCCGTCGTGTCCTGCGTGATGTAGGCCGCGCGCGGCCCGTGCAGCCGGCGCAGGACCGCGTCGATCGCGTCCGACGCGTCGCTGACGCTCACGCCGGCGGCGGGGTACACGGTCAGGCTGTCGACCGGCCCCGGAACGATCTGGTGAAACGTCGTGTACGGGATGAGCGCGAAGTCGCTCGCGCCGATCGAGCTGAAGAGGCTGCTCTTGAGCTCGCTGTACTCGCCTACGACCGT
This DNA window, taken from Candidatus Eremiobacterota bacterium, encodes the following:
- a CDS encoding Hsp70 family protein → MAKVVGIDLGTTNSVVAVMEGQSPTVIANSEGSRTTPSVVAFTKTGERLVGQLAKRQAVTNPDRTISSIKREMGTDHKVKIDGKDYTPQEISSMILQKLVNDASSYLGERVTKAVVTVPAYFNDAQRQATKDAGKIAGLEVLRIINEPTAAALAYGLDKKGNETILVWDLGGGTFDVSILEVGDGVFEVKSTNGDTHLGGDDYDKRIVDWIVDEFRKDQGIDLSKDRQALQRLSEAAEKAKVELSSVVQTSINLPFITADQNGPKHLEYTLTRSKFEELTSDLTDRCVQPFKNAIADAKLDVSQIEEVILV
- a CDS encoding TlpA family protein disulfide reductase encodes the protein MLEVFATWCENCQAEVGALNLLYRKYRSKVDFLAVTGSKVASNQKSPEDDADVLSFAKVHNVMYPVAMDADRVVASKLQVVGFPAIFMIDRQHKVVYQIYGRTPFDELDSAVKAHLETAPITSQN
- a CDS encoding trypsin-like peptidase domain-containing protein, whose translation is MTSRTSIFGMAVVGLIGAIIGSFSMMLYASTHFAGVAGPGNTPPAVQAAPLVAGGTTDQDRIVNAVKRVEPSVVALEVTVNGSIYVPADPFSQFFGGSASPYQRRNVVERASGSGFVYSREGLILTNAHVVPKGTSKIVVIFANGDRVPGHLFSSNPGADVALVKVDGYAKLPPPVQFVDSSKVQAGQWAIAIGEPQGLQRSVTVGVVSGFNRDEPIQGDDQQVHLFKGLLQTSAPINPGNSGGPLIDYDGRVMGMNQSTANPASAQGIGFAIPSATITQTAVALAKAPGQTVNANGTGTGVGYLGILMKPVDDSVRTQIGYNDQGGAVVQQVQSGQAADKAGLEPGDVIQTINGKPVNQPADVTNVIKGSKPGQTVSMRVWSQGAKRNVQIKLGEQPADLYLQQQQPQP
- a CDS encoding ABC transporter ATP-binding protein, whose protein sequence is MNDAQRAIDVFAVTKTYSLGDVKVEALRGVTFSIERGEYVAIMGPSGSGKSTLMNLLGCLDRPTSGRYLLDGTDVSTLNDDQLAAIRLKKLGFVFQGFNLLARTSALKNVALPLFYAGVGSRARNEQASGRLTEVGLGDRMDHKPSELSGGQQQRVAIARALVNDPAVLLADEPTGNLDSQTSEEIMGLFESLNAGGRTIIMVTHDEDVAGHARRIIRLRDGRIVDDQPTARG
- a CDS encoding ABC transporter permease encodes the protein MNPTQYLLEAVSVLAANRIRSILTVLGLIIGVTAVIAIQVLGAGMAGAVGGILGAISERTFVVFPSQQANFGRATIRLADLQRAKDEIPNIVGAMPAAGQRVVASYAHAQRRITFGPAADERFATSTPLRYGRKLSEDDIAQERSVCVLSDQAYAKFGMVGDPTGSSIRVGDRRFTIVGVLGSDKAGILPLNFNLGVTIPYTTFERFFVRGDSVPFARFLMDDPSKTEQTEADTVNWLRNLKGAHIDYQTFDRKAFSKGVDGVFTVITFVVALIGAVSLLVAGIGILNIMLVSVAERTREIGLRKAIGATRFQVLLQFFIEALALSGFGCLVGLVLGVTIGALVNDLVIVKFSGVVAPIPWLRSILIATIFTTVVTVAFGTYPAWRAATLDPIEALRYE
- a CDS encoding ABC transporter permease, whose translation is MSRLGAYLAEAFSAIWRNRTRSILTMLGMIIGTSSIITVLGVSKAASNGITSTLNTLGDPGITIASDPNQDDPRSAAIQYRDVRAIATDLGSMLSYVEPSYQRTYTLRWNGKKATTTVASASPHSQYASTIAAGRKMQDGDVTSGAHVCLLTAELAAKLFKDANPIGEVIDLGPMRCTVVGEYSELKSSLFSSIGASDFALIPYTTFHQIVPGPVDSLTVYPAAGVSVSDASDAIDAVLRRLHGPRAAYITQDTTAQLGSFSAALGVIGVGLAAIGGVSLLVAGIGVMNIMLVSVTERTREIGLRKAIGARRADVALQFLLEAVLLSLIGGGLGMAIGFVATVGGYAAVKSFVGEAPIPWLLVMSIAVGFSMVVGCVFGTYPAIRASRMDPIAALRT